One genomic region from Balaenoptera acutorostrata chromosome 1, mBalAcu1.1, whole genome shotgun sequence encodes:
- the LOC130708811 gene encoding 40S ribosomal protein S24-like, with the protein MNNTVTIRTRKFMTTRRLQREQVVTDVLHPGKATVPKTEIWGTLAKMYKTTPNVIFVFGFRTHFGDGKTTGLGMIYDSLGHTKKDEPKHRLARHGLYEKTSRKQRKERTSRIKRVMGTAKASLVLAKGSQLEIGQQKE; encoded by the coding sequence atgaacaacacagtaactaTCCGGACCAGGAAGTTCATGACCACCCGACGACTTCAGCGGGAACAAGTGGTCACTGATGTCCTTCATCCTGGGAAGGCAACAGTACCTAAGACAGAAATTTGGGGAACGCTAGCCAAAATGTACAAGACCACACCAAACGTCATCTTTGTGTTTGGGTTCAGAACCCATTTTGGTGATGGCAAGACAACTGGCCTTGGCATGATTTACGATTCCTTGGGTCACACGAAGAAGGATGAGCCCAAACACAGGCTTGCAAGACATGGCCTGTACGAGAAGACCTCAAGAAAGCAGCGAAAGGAACGCACGAGCAGAATAAAGAGGGTCATGGGGACTGCAAAGGCCAGTTTGGTGCTGGCAAAAGGAAGTCAGCTGGAGATTGGACAGCAGAAGGAGTAA